In Hyphomicrobium denitrificans ATCC 51888, the DNA window AAGGGAAGAGCACGCGGAATGCGCTTCTCCCAGAAATTTCCGGACAGCGGCTGCACCGCTGAATATGGCGTCGAGGTGATTTCGGATATGCACAGTGCTTGCATTTCCGATTTGACGATCAACGTAGGTCATCAGGTTCGCATTCCCTGAGTAGAAGTTTGCACACCAACTCCCCAAATGTTCCCAACTCTGTGCGGCGCGCCGAAGTTCCGATATCGGAGTTAAAAATTTTTCGTATTAACCAGGCGCCGATCCCTGACTGACATCTGGGCGCGTGTGGGGTGTCGACAACTCTGGTCCCAGCCGATAAGAAATCGCCTAGCGACTCGCGTCGCGCTGCGGTCCCGTAGTTCAATGGATAGAGCGTCGGAATTCGACTCCGAAGGTTGCAGGTTCGACCCCTGCCGGGATCGCCAACTCGCCGATTCTCATGACACGGTCATAAAGGGTTAAGCAGCGGCGCCGTTTTTACGGCGCGGTTGTGGTCGTGACGCAAAAACGCCCTATATTGAACGAGCCAATTTTCATCGTGATTGAAGAGAGTGGGTTTCGTGGTGCGTCCGACCTTCAAAGCCATGTTTTGGCTCCTTTCAGTATTGTCCGTCTCACTTCCGGTAACCGCGTCGCGGAGCTTCGCGGACGATCGGAGCATGGCCCAGTCCGCCATTTGCGCGAGGACAGCGTTGGGGGCTCTCGACGGCTTCGATAGCGAGGATCGTCCCGCCGTTACCGCCTTCTATGCGGCGCGGGACTGCCGTCCCTTGTGGGTCGACGAGACCGGAACGACGCGCGCTGCGGACCTTGCCATCGCCGAAATGCGCCGCGCCGACGAATGGGGACTGAGGTCGGCCAATTTCCCCTTCGCGGCTCTCAGCCGGCCGAAAGCAGAAGGGCGTTGGACGAGCGACGAGACCGCCGACGCGGAGCTCGAGATCACGGCGTCGGTTCTCCGTTATGCGCATCAGGCGCAAGGCGGACGCATTCCGAACCCGGAAGTGCAACTGTCGTCCTACATCGATCGGCAACCCTCGCTTTCGAGCGCGCAGGACATCCTGGCAAAGATTTCGCAATCGCAGGAGCCCGACATTACGCTACGCGAATGGCAACCGTCGGCAGACCAGTTTCTGAAGTTGAAGGCTTTGCTCTCCGACTTGCGCAGCAAGCAGTCCGGCGAACCGCAGGATCTCCAGATCGCGCGCCGCGGATCGTCGTTGCAGTCCAAGTCGAAGAGTCCTGAAGTCGCGACACTGAAGAAGCGCTTCGGTGTTGCGTCGGCTCAAGGCGAAGAAACGGTGTTCGATGCCGCGCTCGTCGCGGCTGTGAAGACGTTCCAAGCTTCCGCAGGCTTGCGCGCGGATGGGTTTGTCGGTCCGGCGACGCGCGCCGCGCTTGCGGGCGGCGGTCCCGAAAACAATGCCGACAGGATCGCGGCGGTCATCGCCAACATGGAAGAATGGCGCTGGATGCCACAAGAGCTCGGCGCGACGAACGTCTTCGTCAACATTCCTGCGTTCTCCATCCGCCTGACGAAAGACGGTGCACCGGTATTCGAAGATCGTGTCGTGGTCGGGACGGCCGACAAACAGACGCCGATCTTTTCGAAGAGCATGAAGACGATCGTGCTCCGGCCGGAATGGAATTTGCCGGACTCGATCAAATTGACCGCGCTGCTGTCGGGACGCTCAGTCGAACAGCAGGGCTACGTCGTCATGCGTAACGGGCGCACGATCGACAGCACGCGTGTCAACTGGGCCAAGGCCAACTTGCGCGAGTACACGATCTTCCAGCCCTCGGGCGACGACAACGCGCTCGGTCTCGTCAAGTTTCTGTTTCCGAACAAGCACGCGGTCTACCTGCACGATACGCCGTCGCGGCATCTCTTCAATGAGCGCGTGCGCCTCTACAGTCATGGCTGCGTGCGCGTGCGCAACCCGCAGGTCTTCGCTCAGGATCTGTTGGATATCGATCGCGGTGCGGCGGCCTTTGACGTCAAACGCCTCGTCCGCAAGGGTCCGAAGGACAACAACGTGACCCTCGAGACGCCAATTCCGGTGCACGTCGGATACTTCACGGTGTGGGTCGGCGACGACGGCCAGCCGCAGTATTTCAAGGACTACTACGGTCACCAGAAGCGCATCACGCTTGCGCTGGCGGGCAAATGGAAACAGATCGACGTCGGTAAGGATCACCTCGCAGAGATCGACACGTCGATGTTGAAGCAGGTGCGGCTGCGTGGAGAAGGTCGCGTGAAAAAGGGTGGCGACAGTTTTGGCGCGCCGATGGGCGTCACCAACAGTTTCTCGAGCGCGGGTTACAAACGCTACAACGATAGCGTCGGCGACATCATCCGTATGAAGCTCGGGTTCTGATCAGAGCCCGGGTTACGCGGTTTTGAGCCGCTCGAACCCGGCGTCGAGATCGCGCAGCAAATCTTCGACGGCTTCGAGGCCGATGTGGAAGCGCAGCGCAGGGCCGGGTCCAATCCACTTCGTCGCCGTGCGGTAGCTCGTCGGGTCGAACGGGATGACGAGGCTTTCGTAGCCGCCCCACGAGTAGCCCATTCCGAACAGTTTCAATCCATCGAGAAATGCCGCCAGCGCGGTTTCGGAAACGGGCTTCAGAACGGCGCCGAACAATCCGCTCGCGCCGGTGTAGTCGCGCTTCCAGAGCGCATGTCCGGGATCGCTCGGCAAAGCCGGATAGAGAACACGATCGACCTCGGGGCGCGCGGCCAGCCATTCGGCAACGGCGAGCGCCGATTTCTGGTGTTGTTGGAGACGGACGGAGAGCGTCCGAAGCCCGCGCAGGCCGAGGTAGGTTTCTTCCGAGCCCGGGCAGGTTCCGAGAGCTTCCTTGGCGTGATCGAGCAAGCGCGCCGCGCGGGCGTTGCCGGTTACCGCTCCGAGCATCGCGTCGGCATGACCGACGGTGTACTTCGTCGCCGCTTGGATCGAGACATCGGCTCCGAGCGCCAGCGGTTTGCAGAAGAGCGGCGTCGCCCAGGTGTTGTCGGCCAGCACCCAGATGTCGCGTGCGTGCGCCGCGTTCGCGATGGCTGGAATGTCCTGCATTTCGAACGTCTGCGATCCCGGACTCTCGACGAGCACGAGACGCGTATTCGGGCGGAAGAGTTTCACGATGTCCGCGCCGAGGTGCGGATCATAATATGTCGTCTCGACGCCGAGCCGCTTGAGCATGCGGTCCGCGAACGCGCGTCCGGGCTGATAAGCGCTGTCGGTGATAAGGATATGATCGCCGGCAGTCACGAATGCGAGCAGAGCCGTCGATACCGCGCCGAGTCCCGATGACGTCAGGATCGTTGCCGCGCCGCCTTCGAGATCGGTGATTGCGTCTTCCAACGCGCGCGTCGTCGGCGTCGCACGGCGGCCGTAGGTGTAGGGCTGCTTTCGCGAGTTGATGGCGTCGAGCGTTTTGTAGAGAACCGTTGAACCGCGATAAACCGGCGGGTTGACGAAGCCATGCTGTTCAAAGGGTTCGCGACCGAGGTGAACGACCTTTGTTTCCGGACGCGTCGCAGGCTTTGAATGATCGTCTTTATCCGTCATTTCTTCGCGTCTCCGGCCGTAGGATCGGACCTCGTGGCGCAAGTTTCGTGCGCGGTCAAGGCCTTGACCGCTAAGCTCTGGCGCGGGATGTGTGTGGCCCCTGCGATCGAGACGATTAACGGACCATGACGGGCGATCGTGTTCCTCGCCGGGCAACAAAGCAATCGAATGCCCGGTAAAGGGTTCGCTGGAAAGTGCATATGAAAATTGCAATGAGGTGTGCGGCGCTGATCCTGGCCATCGGATCGATGGTTGGTGGATTTTGCGGCCCGGCCTGGAGCGAAGCCAGCCTCATCGACACCATTCGCAAGCGCGGGCACGTCGTCTGCGGCGTCAGCGAACGCGCTCCCGGTTTCAGCGAAATCAGTGGCAGTGGGACCTGGAAAGGTTTTGATGTTGAATTCTGTTCAGCGCTCGCTGCCGCAGTTTTAGGCAACAAGGACTCCGTCAAGTTTCTGAGCTTGATGCCCAGCGACAAATTCAACGCGCTCCGGGACAATGAAATCGACGTGCTGATGGGGGCGACGTCGTGGACGCTTACGCGCGATACCGAGCTCGGCGCGCGCTTCGTGGCGGCCCTCTACTACGATGGGCAAGGTTTCATCGTGCCGCGCAACCACTCGATTTCGAGCGTGCTCGAACTTTCCGGAGCATCGATCTGCGTACTGCCGGGATCGACGGATGCCAGCGCGGTCGCGGATTATTTCGGTGCCAGGAGAATGCGCTACCAGCTGATCACATCGGATCGTTGGGATGAGCTGGTCAAGACGTACTCCAGCGGCGGATGCACGGTTCTTACCGGCGATCTTTCATTGCTCGCTTACGAGCGCAGCCGGCTGGCCAACGGCGCCGATCAAATGCTGCTTCCGGAATATATCAGCAAGGAGCCGCTGGGACCGGCCGTGAAAGTCGGACGCGATTCCTGGTTTGCGGTCGTGCGCTGGACGTACATGGCGCTCGTTGCCGCCGAGGAACTCGGCATCAACAGCAGCAACGTCGAGATGATGAAAGTTTCGCCATCGCACGACGTTCGCCGATTCCTGGGTCTCGAGGCGGACATCGGCGCGCCGCTCGGGCTGGCGCGCGATTGGGCCTATCAGGTCGTCCGGCAGGTCGGCAATTACGCTGAAATTTTCGATCGCACGCTCGGGCAGGGATCGGCGCTGAAGCTCGATCGCGGGTTGAACAACCTTTGGACTAAGGGCGGGCTGATGTATTCGGTGCCGATGCGCTAACAGGCGAACGGCTTGGTCACGGGAATTCCGGTTCACGTTGAAAGAGCAGTGTAGTGACCATCCAGAGGATATTCGAGACGCTGCCGGGCGAAGTGATTTTTGCGATTCCGTTAGCCGTCCTGCTGACGCTGGTGCTTCTGTTATTGCGGCGCATAGCGATCAAACGGGCTAAGGGGCGTCGCGATACGGTCGCGCACGCCTATGCGATGCCGGTCGACGACGCAGGCGCGATTGCAACTCGGATCGAGGCAGCGAAGGCGGGGAACAACAACGTGGCGGTCGCAGATCTCTACCTTGCTCAGGCGCTTGCCTATCAGAAGCTCGGTGATGAGAAAGCACGCATGACGGCGCTGACGGCTGCTGCGGGATATGCCGCGCTTCATGGTCCTGAGTCGACGCATGCCATCGCACGGATGCATCTGGCGGATGCCGCGCGCAGCACCGGCGACATGACGAGCGCCTGCGAGCACTGGCATCTGGCGCGCGAGGCTTTTCACGCCAGCGGCCATTCGGAAGAGCATGCCCGCGTCGAAAAGCTGATGCGCGAAAACGGCTGCCCGACAGACTGGGTGCTTACGGAGTTTTGAAATCGAACGACGGCTTGCCGATGCCGTCGAGGCTGTCGCCGGTTGTCGGAGCGATATCGGTCGCACCGGCCGAGCGGGCGCCAAGGGCCGACGCCGCCATCAGCACTTCGACGTTTTTCACTTCACCGTCCGCGATCTCGAAACGGTTCTTGTAGAGATGGCCGCCCGATGACGCCGTGACGATGTATTTGCCGGGCGCCAGCACGTGCGTCGGCAGAGCGCCGACGCTTTCTTTCACCATTTCGCCGTCGTCGGTCTGGATCGTCCAGCGCGTGTCGGGCACGGCTTCGCCGCCGGAACGCGTGACGAGCTTGAATGTCGCCTTGCCGCCGGTGTGCGTGACGCTCGCTTCGGTCAGCTTGCCCGCTTCGACGGTCACGTCGGCTTCGATTTTCGCGTTGGCGTCGCCGTACTGCGATACGATGCGGTAGATGCCGGAATTGAGCCGTATGATGAGATTGGGCTTGGCGCCGCTGATGACGACGGAGCGGCTGTCGAACTGGTCGTGATCGTCGGCATAAATTGAATACGTCACGGCTCCGGGAGCCGCAG includes these proteins:
- a CDS encoding L,D-transpeptidase family protein; its protein translation is MGALDGFDSEDRPAVTAFYAARDCRPLWVDETGTTRAADLAIAEMRRADEWGLRSANFPFAALSRPKAEGRWTSDETADAELEITASVLRYAHQAQGGRIPNPEVQLSSYIDRQPSLSSAQDILAKISQSQEPDITLREWQPSADQFLKLKALLSDLRSKQSGEPQDLQIARRGSSLQSKSKSPEVATLKKRFGVASAQGEETVFDAALVAAVKTFQASAGLRADGFVGPATRAALAGGGPENNADRIAAVIANMEEWRWMPQELGATNVFVNIPAFSIRLTKDGAPVFEDRVVVGTADKQTPIFSKSMKTIVLRPEWNLPDSIKLTALLSGRSVEQQGYVVMRNGRTIDSTRVNWAKANLREYTIFQPSGDDNALGLVKFLFPNKHAVYLHDTPSRHLFNERVRLYSHGCVRVRNPQVFAQDLLDIDRGAAAFDVKRLVRKGPKDNNVTLETPIPVHVGYFTVWVGDDGQPQYFKDYYGHQKRITLALAGKWKQIDVGKDHLAEIDTSMLKQVRLRGEGRVKKGGDSFGAPMGVTNSFSSAGYKRYNDSVGDIIRMKLGF
- the metC gene encoding cystathionine beta-lyase, with protein sequence MTDKDDHSKPATRPETKVVHLGREPFEQHGFVNPPVYRGSTVLYKTLDAINSRKQPYTYGRRATPTTRALEDAITDLEGGAATILTSSGLGAVSTALLAFVTAGDHILITDSAYQPGRAFADRMLKRLGVETTYYDPHLGADIVKLFRPNTRLVLVESPGSQTFEMQDIPAIANAAHARDIWVLADNTWATPLFCKPLALGADVSIQAATKYTVGHADAMLGAVTGNARAARLLDHAKEALGTCPGSEETYLGLRGLRTLSVRLQQHQKSALAVAEWLAARPEVDRVLYPALPSDPGHALWKRDYTGASGLFGAVLKPVSETALAAFLDGLKLFGMGYSWGGYESLVIPFDPTSYRTATKWIGPGPALRFHIGLEAVEDLLRDLDAGFERLKTA
- a CDS encoding amino acid ABC transporter substrate-binding protein, yielding MKIAMRCAALILAIGSMVGGFCGPAWSEASLIDTIRKRGHVVCGVSERAPGFSEISGSGTWKGFDVEFCSALAAAVLGNKDSVKFLSLMPSDKFNALRDNEIDVLMGATSWTLTRDTELGARFVAALYYDGQGFIVPRNHSISSVLELSGASICVLPGSTDASAVADYFGARRMRYQLITSDRWDELVKTYSSGGCTVLTGDLSLLAYERSRLANGADQMLLPEYISKEPLGPAVKVGRDSWFAVVRWTYMALVAAEELGINSSNVEMMKVSPSHDVRRFLGLEADIGAPLGLARDWAYQVVRQVGNYAEIFDRTLGQGSALKLDRGLNNLWTKGGLMYSVPMR